The Candidatus Eisenbacteria bacterium genome includes a region encoding these proteins:
- a CDS encoding 50S ribosomal protein L28, translating to MAKCFVCGKGRMAGQNVSHANNKTKRTFNANLQSVRALVEGRAKKVVVCTRCIRGGKIEKAVRGRALALPTA from the coding sequence ATGGCGAAGTGCTTCGTGTGCGGCAAGGGCCGCATGGCCGGCCAGAACGTCAGCCACGCGAACAACAAGACCAAGCGCACGTTCAACGCGAACCTGCAGTCCGTGCGGGCGCTCGTCGAAGGCCGTGCGAAGAAGGTCGTCGTCTGCACGCGCTGCATCCGCGGCGGCAAGATCGAGAAGGCCGTTCGCGGCCGCGCGCTGGCGCTGCCGACCGCCTGA
- the recG gene encoding ATP-dependent DNA helicase RecG, giving the protein MTASRTPPSASASRPRLEPSTRIQFLPGVGPVRARAYERLRLVTLEHLARHYPRDWLDASHFALVKDLVPGQLMTVVGEVKRAAALRTRGGRGDFVATISDGTGTLGCYFFGQAFLARTLVPGTRVVVSGEFDPVERRMQNPMFEVEGEDLATLLHAGRRVPVHGLGRGITAHGMRTAVSRALEAVADTIPDPVPAAVAAAHRLGPLGAALRAIHFPGSLAELEAARRRLAFEELFELQMVMELRRHVISQEGRGLAMTSSGGLAREVEAALPFTLTEDQRGAIADVAADLARTRPMHRLVVGDVGSGKTAVALLAAAHAIETAHQVAFMAPTEVLARQHATTLGRLRRGTRLEVATLTGSTPATQRRLLQARLLAGEPLLLVGTHALLEKKLQMPKLGLAIVDEQHRFGVRHRATLASKGVLPHVLVLTATPIPRTLQLACYGDLDVSLLRTRPAGRGRRVTRVTDEGKLPQVIEFMARELAAGRQAYVVVSAIEEGARAEIRAAESEVESLRAQPLLSRWRIGLLHGRLRTEEKLAVMDAFQKGELHVLVATTVIEVGVDVPNATLMVVQNAERFGLTQLHQLRGRVGRGEHRSVCVFVAGRAVPASGRERLAVMAGTDDGFELAEADLRMRGPGDLWGTRQAGLPSLKVADPWRDVSLLYEAREAAQAVVAADPRLADPAHAALRAALVANYREPLELALVG; this is encoded by the coding sequence ATGACCGCGTCCCGCACGCCGCCGTCCGCCAGCGCGAGCCGCCCGCGCCTCGAGCCGTCCACCCGCATCCAGTTCCTGCCCGGGGTCGGTCCGGTCCGCGCGCGGGCGTACGAGCGGCTGCGGCTCGTCACGCTCGAGCATCTGGCGCGCCACTACCCGCGGGACTGGCTGGACGCGAGCCACTTCGCCCTCGTCAAGGACCTCGTCCCGGGGCAGCTCATGACCGTCGTGGGCGAGGTGAAGCGGGCGGCGGCGCTGCGCACCCGCGGGGGACGCGGCGACTTCGTCGCGACGATCTCCGACGGCACCGGCACGCTCGGCTGCTACTTCTTCGGGCAGGCCTTCCTCGCGCGCACGCTCGTACCCGGCACGCGCGTGGTCGTGAGCGGCGAGTTCGACCCCGTGGAACGGCGCATGCAGAACCCGATGTTCGAGGTCGAGGGCGAGGATCTCGCGACGCTGCTGCACGCCGGACGGCGGGTGCCCGTGCACGGGCTCGGGCGGGGGATCACCGCGCACGGCATGCGCACCGCGGTGAGCCGCGCGCTCGAGGCGGTGGCGGACACGATTCCCGACCCGGTGCCCGCGGCGGTCGCCGCCGCGCACCGGCTCGGCCCTCTCGGCGCCGCGCTGCGCGCGATTCACTTTCCGGGGAGCCTGGCGGAGCTCGAGGCCGCACGCCGCCGTCTCGCCTTCGAGGAGCTGTTCGAGCTGCAGATGGTCATGGAGCTGCGCCGGCACGTGATTTCGCAGGAGGGCCGCGGCCTGGCGATGACGTCCTCGGGCGGACTCGCCCGTGAAGTCGAGGCGGCGCTGCCGTTCACGCTCACCGAGGACCAGCGTGGTGCGATCGCCGACGTCGCGGCCGACCTCGCGCGCACGCGGCCGATGCACCGGCTGGTCGTGGGCGACGTCGGCAGCGGCAAGACCGCGGTCGCGCTGCTGGCGGCCGCGCACGCGATCGAGACCGCCCATCAGGTCGCGTTCATGGCTCCGACCGAGGTGCTCGCGCGCCAGCATGCGACGACGCTCGGGCGCCTGAGGCGGGGCACGCGGCTCGAGGTCGCCACGCTCACCGGCTCGACCCCGGCGACGCAGCGACGGCTGCTGCAGGCGCGGCTGCTGGCGGGCGAGCCGCTGCTGCTGGTCGGCACCCACGCGCTGCTCGAGAAGAAGCTGCAGATGCCGAAGCTCGGGCTCGCGATCGTGGACGAGCAGCACCGCTTCGGGGTGAGGCACCGCGCGACGCTGGCGAGCAAGGGCGTGCTGCCGCACGTGCTGGTGCTGACCGCGACGCCGATCCCGCGCACGCTGCAGCTCGCCTGCTACGGCGATCTCGACGTGAGCCTGCTGCGGACGCGGCCCGCCGGGCGCGGCCGCCGGGTCACGCGCGTGACCGACGAGGGGAAGTTGCCGCAGGTGATCGAGTTCATGGCCCGCGAACTGGCCGCCGGCCGGCAGGCCTACGTCGTCGTGTCCGCGATCGAGGAGGGCGCTCGGGCCGAGATCCGGGCGGCCGAATCGGAAGTCGAGAGCCTGCGGGCGCAGCCGCTGCTCTCCCGCTGGCGCATCGGCCTGCTGCACGGACGGCTCAGGACCGAGGAGAAGCTCGCCGTGATGGACGCGTTCCAGAAGGGCGAGCTGCACGTCCTGGTCGCCACCACCGTGATCGAGGTCGGCGTGGACGTGCCGAACGCGACGCTCATGGTCGTGCAGAACGCCGAACGCTTCGGGCTGACGCAGCTCCACCAGCTGCGCGGCCGGGTCGGTCGAGGCGAGCACCGCTCGGTCTGCGTGTTCGTGGCCGGCCGCGCGGTGCCCGCGAGCGGGCGGGAGCGGCTGGCGGTGATGGCGGGCACCGACGACGGCTTCGAGCTGGCCGAGGCGGACCTGCGCATGCGCGGCCCGGGCGACTTGTGGGGCACGCGCCAGGCCGGGCTGCCCAGTCTGAAGGTGGCCGACCCCTGGCGCGATGTGTCACTGCTGTACGAGGCCCGCGAGGCCGCACAGGCGGTGGTGGCCGCCGACCCGCGTCTCGCCGACCCGGCGCACGCGGCGCTGCGCGCGGCTCTGGTCGCGAACTACCGCGAACCGCTCGAGCTGGCGCTGGTCGGTTGA